Proteins from a single region of Lysinibacillus sp. JNUCC-52:
- the upp gene encoding uracil phosphoribosyltransferase, with product MSKVYVFDHPLIQHKLTYIRDKNTGTKEFRELVDEVATLMAFEITREMPVEEIEIETPVTIAKTKVLSGKKLAIVPILRAGIGMVDGVLKLIPAAKVGHIGLYRDPETLKPVEYYAKLPADVEERDFIIVDPMLATGGSAVEAINSLKKRGAKSIKFMCLIAAPEGVKVIQDEHPDVDIYIAALDEKLNDHGYIVPGLGDAGDRLFGTK from the coding sequence TTGAGCAAAGTATACGTATTTGATCATCCACTAATCCAACACAAGTTAACTTATATTCGTGATAAAAATACAGGAACAAAAGAATTTCGTGAGCTAGTTGATGAGGTCGCAACATTAATGGCATTCGAAATTACGCGAGAAATGCCTGTAGAAGAAATTGAAATTGAAACACCAGTAACAATCGCAAAAACAAAAGTTCTTTCAGGGAAAAAACTTGCAATTGTCCCAATCTTACGCGCAGGTATTGGTATGGTAGATGGCGTATTAAAACTAATTCCAGCTGCGAAAGTTGGTCATATTGGTCTTTACCGTGACCCAGAAACATTAAAACCTGTTGAGTACTATGCAAAACTTCCAGCAGATGTGGAAGAACGCGATTTCATTATTGTAGACCCAATGCTTGCAACGGGTGGTTCAGCAGTGGAAGCTATCAACTCACTGAAAAAACGCGGTGCGAAAAGCATTAAATTTATGTGTTTAATTGCTGCGCCAGAGGGTGTAAAAGTAATTCAAGATGAGCATCCAGATGTGGACATCTATATTGCAGCACTTGACGAAAAGTTAAATGATCATGGATATATCGTTCCAGGTCTAGGTGATGCTGGTGACCGTTTATTCGGTACGAAATAA
- a CDS encoding EAL domain-containing protein gives MVTKSMDVQKNILLTTIRNLGEQSKESYVILDANTNFIVECNNSFCMLTNAIRSQILETDYFAMFSSGLQTTMLEKIKEKIHSGAMATEKLHHHRFEQPPFWAEMQTLPFQNDDNVTLFVLIIVKDITYYHTEDFIAELEKTVYEAIEKDQPFYKKMDTICSKINQFFTPYVFSSVLIKTESNQLQVFTSSSVRQHVPQLFEMSDFYRKVMQQETPIIAYKLDEVAIPIEFKNFANLTNNHSGWFVPIRNQKQQAIGLFAIFSQYPGESVFFNNVFQKIGALVALAYSYAKTQKKIWDLAYKDITTGLPNRHSFLNKMEKEEQRGRIGFIKIVKPSEFHQVVELYGREAGDELLRQMARRLQEHNNDLKEYIARFTSSSLIISQLTPDEELNDYELRIKELTRQPFIINGKHMYITLKTGISSFDKDIKIADAIRFADNALSYAANKPGTHMEIFTKERNDLLEQQMTVLNHLSQALKNKEISVNLQPKVDLRTGEIQSIEALARWHSPVLGFVSPAMFIPVAENAGKVREIDIQILEIVLAWLAERQQLGKKLVKVAVNISPDHFYYPHFVRDIRLLVEKYRISPSNIILEVTENIGLVDFQTAFAIIQELKSYGFKTSVDDFGTGFSSLSYLQRLPFTELKIDRSFINDINDAATLAIVRSIIQLALNLGMTSVAEGIENEEQVEILRALGCKVGQGYFYYKPMAIEQVDSILDV, from the coding sequence ATGGTTACTAAATCTATGGACGTACAAAAAAATATTTTATTAACGACAATTCGTAACTTAGGTGAACAATCTAAAGAAAGCTACGTTATTTTGGATGCTAATACTAATTTCATAGTAGAGTGTAATAATTCTTTTTGCATGCTTACAAATGCAATACGTTCACAGATTCTAGAAACAGATTATTTTGCGATGTTTTCAAGTGGGTTACAGACGACAATGCTTGAAAAAATAAAAGAGAAAATACATAGTGGAGCAATGGCGACAGAAAAGTTGCACCATCATCGCTTCGAACAGCCACCATTTTGGGCAGAAATGCAAACCCTTCCTTTTCAAAATGATGATAATGTTACATTATTCGTGTTAATAATTGTGAAGGATATTACGTATTATCATACTGAAGATTTTATAGCGGAATTAGAGAAAACCGTTTATGAGGCAATAGAAAAAGACCAGCCATTTTATAAAAAAATGGACACTATTTGTAGCAAAATAAATCAATTTTTCACGCCATATGTGTTTAGCTCAGTTCTTATTAAAACAGAGTCAAATCAATTACAAGTTTTTACGTCTAGTAGTGTTCGCCAACATGTGCCTCAGCTTTTCGAAATGAGTGACTTCTATCGAAAGGTAATGCAACAGGAAACACCGATAATCGCTTATAAGCTAGATGAGGTTGCTATTCCAATAGAATTTAAAAATTTTGCTAACCTAACAAATAATCACTCGGGATGGTTTGTACCTATTCGCAATCAAAAACAACAAGCAATCGGACTTTTTGCAATATTTTCTCAATACCCAGGGGAAAGTGTATTTTTTAACAACGTGTTTCAAAAAATAGGAGCACTCGTTGCATTAGCATATTCGTATGCGAAAACACAGAAAAAAATATGGGATTTAGCATATAAAGATATTACGACGGGCTTACCAAATCGACATAGCTTCTTAAATAAGATGGAAAAGGAAGAGCAGCGAGGGCGAATAGGCTTTATTAAAATAGTAAAACCAAGTGAATTTCATCAAGTTGTTGAATTATATGGGCGAGAAGCAGGGGATGAATTATTAAGGCAAATGGCCAGACGTCTTCAAGAACATAATAATGATTTGAAAGAGTATATTGCTAGATTCACAAGTTCTAGTCTTATTATTTCACAATTGACACCTGATGAAGAGCTCAATGATTATGAGCTTCGCATAAAAGAATTAACGCGCCAGCCTTTTATTATAAATGGTAAACATATGTATATTACATTAAAGACAGGAATTTCTTCTTTTGATAAAGATATTAAAATTGCAGATGCAATAAGATTTGCAGATAATGCATTATCTTATGCGGCCAACAAGCCAGGGACACATATGGAGATTTTTACGAAGGAACGCAATGATTTACTAGAACAACAAATGACGGTATTAAATCATTTATCCCAAGCACTTAAAAATAAAGAGATTTCAGTAAATCTACAACCAAAAGTAGATTTACGAACGGGGGAAATTCAAAGTATTGAAGCGCTAGCTCGTTGGCATTCTCCAGTGCTCGGATTTGTATCACCAGCAATGTTTATACCTGTTGCTGAAAATGCAGGGAAGGTTCGTGAAATTGACATACAAATTTTAGAAATTGTTCTTGCTTGGCTAGCGGAGCGTCAACAATTGGGGAAAAAGTTAGTGAAAGTCGCGGTCAATATATCGCCTGATCATTTTTACTATCCTCATTTTGTAAGGGATATCCGACTTTTAGTTGAAAAATATAGGATTAGCCCAAGCAATATTATTTTAGAAGTAACTGAAAATATCGGCTTAGTAGATTTTCAAACCGCATTTGCCATTATTCAAGAATTAAAGAGCTATGGCTTTAAAACATCAGTGGATGATTTTGGGACGGGTTTTTCCTCACTTAGTTATTTACAAAGATTGCCGTTCACGGAGTTAAAAATAGATCGTAGCTTTATTAATGATATAAATGATGCAGCGACATTGGCAATTGTCCGTTCAATCATTCAGCTTGCCTTAAATTTAGGCATGACATCTGTTGCAGAGGGAATCGAAAATGAGGAACAGGTTGAGATATTACGTGCGCTTGGTTGTAAGGTCGGACAAGGTTACTTCTATTATAAACCGATGGCGATTGAGCAAGTTGATTCTATACTTGATGTATAA
- the glyA gene encoding serine hydroxymethyltransferase yields the protein MAYEKLAVQDKAVLDGILAEKKRQQANIELIASENFVSEAVMEAQGSVLTNKYAEGYPGKRYYGGCEHVDVVEDIARDRVKELFGAEYANVQPHSGAQANMAVYHTILQPGDTVLGMNLSHGGHLTHGSPVNFSGILYNFVEYGVTEDTHVIDYEDVRQKALAHKPKLIVAGASAYPREIDFSKFREIADEVGAYFMVDMAHIAGLVAAGEHQSPVPYADFVTSTTHKTLRGPRGGLILASKEWEQKLNKSVFPGIQGGPLMHVIAAKAVAFGEALQPEFKDYAKQIKANARALAEVLIEEGVEIVSNGTDNHLLLLNVKSLGLTGKVAEHALDEVGITTNKNTIPYDTESPFVTSGVRIGTPAVTSRGFKEEDMKEVGAIIAAVLKNPEDEAVKADAKDRVKVLTDKHPLYA from the coding sequence ATGGCATACGAAAAATTAGCAGTACAAGACAAAGCAGTATTAGATGGGATTTTAGCTGAGAAAAAACGTCAACAAGCGAATATCGAGTTAATTGCATCTGAAAACTTTGTATCTGAAGCAGTAATGGAAGCACAAGGTTCAGTTCTTACTAACAAATATGCTGAAGGTTATCCTGGAAAACGTTACTATGGTGGCTGTGAACACGTAGACGTAGTAGAAGATATTGCACGTGATCGTGTGAAAGAACTTTTTGGGGCAGAATATGCCAACGTACAACCGCACTCTGGTGCACAAGCAAACATGGCTGTATACCATACAATTTTACAACCAGGTGACACAGTGCTAGGAATGAACCTATCACATGGTGGTCACTTAACACATGGTTCGCCTGTAAACTTCTCAGGTATCCTTTATAATTTCGTAGAGTACGGAGTAACAGAAGATACACATGTTATCGATTATGAAGATGTTCGTCAAAAAGCATTAGCACACAAACCAAAACTAATTGTAGCTGGTGCATCTGCATACCCACGTGAAATCGATTTCTCTAAATTCCGTGAAATTGCAGACGAAGTAGGCGCTTACTTCATGGTGGATATGGCGCACATCGCTGGATTAGTAGCGGCAGGAGAGCACCAATCACCAGTTCCTTACGCTGATTTTGTTACATCTACAACACATAAAACATTACGTGGACCACGTGGTGGTTTAATTCTTGCTTCAAAAGAATGGGAGCAAAAATTAAATAAATCTGTATTCCCTGGTATTCAAGGTGGACCATTAATGCATGTTATCGCTGCAAAAGCAGTCGCATTTGGAGAAGCTTTACAACCTGAATTCAAAGACTACGCTAAACAAATTAAAGCAAATGCACGCGCTTTAGCAGAAGTGTTAATCGAAGAAGGTGTTGAAATCGTATCTAATGGTACTGATAATCACTTATTACTACTAAACGTAAAATCTCTTGGCTTAACTGGTAAAGTTGCAGAGCATGCATTAGATGAAGTAGGTATTACAACAAACAAAAACACAATTCCATACGATACAGAATCTCCATTTGTTACTTCTGGTGTTCGTATTGGTACACCTGCAGTTACATCACGCGGCTTTAAAGAAGAAGATATGAAAGAAGTTGGCGCAATTATTGCAGCTGTACTGAAAAACCCAGAAGATGAAGCTGTAAAAGCTGATGCAAAAGATCGTGTTAAAGTTTTAACTGATAAGCATCCATTATACGCATAA
- a CDS encoding TIGR01440 family protein yields MVVQQIQTQLTQLLSEFEEQVVLRPKTIFVVGCSTSEVIGQKIGTAGALETAEAIFEPLQAFAKKHQLYLAFQGCEHINRAITMEASVAEQLGYEPVSVIPVRTAGGSMSAYAYTKLESPIVVEAIRAHAGIDIGQTLIGMHLKEVAVPVRTSVRTVGEAVVTVATTRPKLIGGERAVYK; encoded by the coding sequence ATGGTTGTGCAACAAATCCAAACGCAATTGACTCAGTTACTCAGTGAATTCGAAGAGCAAGTAGTATTACGACCAAAGACTATTTTTGTTGTAGGCTGCTCTACGTCTGAAGTGATTGGTCAGAAAATTGGCACAGCAGGTGCACTTGAAACAGCAGAAGCAATTTTTGAGCCATTACAGGCATTTGCCAAGAAACATCAGCTATATTTAGCGTTCCAAGGCTGTGAGCATATCAATCGAGCGATTACGATGGAAGCTTCAGTTGCAGAACAGTTGGGCTATGAACCAGTGTCCGTTATTCCTGTTCGCACTGCAGGCGGGTCGATGTCAGCTTATGCCTATACAAAATTGGAAAGCCCAATAGTTGTAGAAGCGATACGTGCACATGCAGGTATTGATATAGGCCAAACTTTAATTGGTATGCATTTAAAGGAAGTAGCTGTTCCAGTTCGTACATCAGTGCGAACAGTAGGAGAAGCGGTTGTCACAGTAGCAACAACACGTCCAAAACTAATTGGTGGCGAACGTGCTGTATATAAATAA
- the rpiB gene encoding ribose 5-phosphate isomerase B, whose amino-acid sequence MRIAISSDHGGNNLRREIMQLLDELNISYEDFGPQSADSVDYPDYAKPVSEGVANGEFDKGILICGTGIGMSIAANKVKGIRCALVHDVFSAKATRCHNDSNILAMGERVIGPGLAREIAQTWLETDFEGGRHTRRVEKIAELEQ is encoded by the coding sequence GTGAGAATAGCAATTTCTTCTGATCACGGAGGCAATAACTTACGTCGTGAGATTATGCAACTGTTAGATGAGCTTAATATTAGCTACGAAGATTTTGGTCCACAATCTGCGGATTCAGTAGACTATCCTGATTATGCAAAGCCAGTTTCTGAAGGTGTTGCTAACGGGGAATTTGATAAAGGCATTTTAATTTGTGGCACAGGGATTGGCATGTCCATCGCTGCGAACAAAGTAAAAGGCATTCGTTGTGCATTAGTGCATGATGTATTTAGTGCTAAAGCAACACGTTGCCATAATGATTCAAATATTTTAGCGATGGGTGAGCGCGTAATTGGCCCTGGCCTTGCACGTGAAATTGCTCAAACATGGCTTGAAACAGATTTTGAAGGTGGTCGTCATACACGCCGTGTGGAAAAAATCGCTGAATTAGAACAGTAA
- a CDS encoding methyl-accepting chemotaxis protein, which translates to MKKQFGLRLKLVLFVSILALITYSISFIFIEFIQPTFFPEINRKLFEVITYLLGIIWSGILAAIFSVILIKPLQRLEYSATRVAEGKIGQDVVMPKTNDEIRSVAIAFQQMVLNLRHMVESIDQNFQQTNQSIIKLSDETAVATKKADGIAVTVKHISAGAEASATAVQDTAEAIEDVRTLATEVNTRAEQSATQSKEILHNLTNTTKAIETLVNSIQQIAAGNNEALESIRTLEDNAGQVERIISLVGDIAAQTNLLALNASIEAARAGEHGKGFAVVAEEVRGLADESAKAVQGITTLIQSMQHNVEVVVKQMNQQVAFATKEAARVSETTTAVEGMSSSVHEMATAIVEISSLIEKQMHNIETTARQSQEVAAIAQETSAGAQEVSSATEEQAHAIEQVEQLAQDLKKQSEALHKMILQFDREA; encoded by the coding sequence ATGAAAAAACAGTTTGGCTTACGACTTAAATTAGTATTATTTGTAAGTATTCTAGCACTGATCACTTATAGTATCAGCTTTATATTCATTGAATTTATACAACCTACTTTTTTCCCAGAGATTAATCGTAAGCTATTTGAAGTGATTACTTATTTATTAGGGATTATATGGTCAGGTATTTTAGCTGCAATTTTCAGTGTTATTTTAATCAAGCCTTTACAGCGTCTTGAATATTCTGCTACACGCGTTGCAGAAGGAAAAATTGGACAGGATGTAGTGATGCCAAAAACGAACGATGAGATTCGTTCAGTGGCAATAGCTTTCCAACAAATGGTGTTAAATTTACGCCATATGGTGGAAAGTATCGATCAAAACTTCCAACAAACAAATCAATCAATTATTAAGCTATCCGATGAAACCGCAGTAGCAACAAAGAAAGCTGATGGTATTGCGGTGACAGTAAAACATATTTCCGCAGGAGCAGAAGCGTCAGCTACAGCAGTGCAAGATACAGCAGAAGCGATTGAGGATGTGCGTACATTAGCAACAGAAGTAAATACGAGAGCAGAACAGTCTGCAACGCAATCGAAAGAGATCTTACATAATTTAACTAATACAACAAAAGCGATTGAAACGTTAGTTAACAGCATTCAACAAATTGCGGCTGGCAACAATGAAGCACTAGAAAGTATTCGTACATTAGAAGATAATGCTGGACAAGTTGAACGTATCATTAGTTTAGTAGGCGACATTGCAGCACAAACAAATTTACTCGCATTAAATGCATCTATTGAAGCAGCACGTGCAGGGGAACATGGCAAAGGCTTTGCTGTTGTGGCAGAAGAAGTTCGTGGTTTGGCCGATGAAAGTGCAAAAGCTGTTCAAGGAATTACGACACTTATTCAATCAATGCAACATAATGTTGAAGTGGTTGTGAAACAAATGAATCAACAGGTAGCATTTGCAACGAAAGAGGCCGCACGTGTCTCCGAAACAACGACTGCGGTTGAAGGGATGTCATCAAGCGTCCATGAAATGGCAACAGCAATCGTAGAGATTTCTTCATTAATTGAAAAACAGATGCACAATATTGAAACAACTGCTCGACAATCTCAGGAAGTAGCAGCAATTGCTCAAGAAACATCAGCAGGTGCACAGGAAGTAAGCAGTGCAACTGAAGAGCAAGCACATGCAATTGAACAAGTAGAACAACTTGCGCAAGATTTGAAAAAACAATCCGAAGCATTGCATAAAATGATTCTACAATTCGATAGAGAAGCGTAG
- a CDS encoding low molecular weight protein arginine phosphatase, with product MNILFVCTGNTCRSPMAEAILKQKQIDNVQVRSAGIYAMPNAEMSAHAQQVLNEANMAHQHAATQLSMAEIEWADLILTMTTAHRDTIIANYPNKEEKVFTLKEYVHEGSLENVVDPYGGNKAIYEETFAELEKLVEQLVKILEKN from the coding sequence GTGAATATATTATTTGTTTGTACTGGAAATACTTGTCGCAGTCCGATGGCAGAGGCTATTTTAAAGCAGAAGCAAATCGACAATGTTCAGGTTCGTTCTGCTGGGATTTATGCAATGCCGAACGCTGAAATGTCAGCACATGCGCAGCAAGTTTTAAATGAAGCGAATATGGCACATCAACATGCAGCTACACAATTATCGATGGCTGAAATAGAGTGGGCCGATTTGATTTTAACAATGACAACAGCACACAGAGATACGATTATCGCTAATTATCCAAACAAAGAAGAAAAAGTTTTTACATTGAAAGAATATGTGCATGAAGGAAGTTTAGAAAATGTTGTTGACCCTTACGGCGGTAATAAAGCCATATATGAAGAAACATTTGCAGAACTAGAGAAATTAGTAGAACAGTTAGTTAAAATACTTGAGAAGAATTGA
- a CDS encoding manganese efflux pump MntP: MQGILAGILTSVDVVGLFVLIPNVKYRFFLAMWTATLHMLFPLLGFELGNYLVRFLLEWGQWISCILLFSIGLHLLLFSSKNEKITISPVLLAVTASLDTFSVSVSFGMLNLEKTIFIISAGLSAFLCAYGALVIARRSQVILGNKIQIIAGIVFIIMSILALRK; the protein is encoded by the coding sequence TTGCAGGGTATTCTTGCAGGTATTTTAACGTCTGTCGATGTCGTCGGTTTATTTGTATTAATTCCAAATGTAAAATATCGATTTTTTTTGGCCATGTGGACAGCAACGTTACATATGCTTTTTCCACTACTCGGCTTTGAATTAGGAAATTACTTAGTGCGGTTTTTATTAGAGTGGGGCCAATGGATTTCGTGTATTTTATTATTTAGCATTGGATTACATTTGCTTTTGTTTTCCAGCAAAAATGAGAAAATAACCATTTCACCAGTTTTATTAGCTGTGACTGCTAGCCTAGATACCTTTTCAGTAAGTGTTTCTTTTGGTATGCTTAACTTAGAAAAAACAATTTTTATTATTAGTGCTGGATTGAGTGCTTTTCTTTGTGCATATGGGGCTTTAGTTATAGCTCGCAGAAGTCAGGTTATTTTGGGGAACAAAATTCAAATTATTGCAGGGATTGTTTTTATCATTATGAGTATTTTAGCACTCCGAAAATAA
- a CDS encoding L-threonylcarbamoyladenylate synthase, which produces METVCKIVDSNVNSQITYAQAVDILNAGEVVAFPTETVYGLGAVATNDDAVRKIFKAKGRPSDNPLIVHIGTKEEVSLYIEHISELAKKCMDAFWPGPLTLVMPVKQNVLAESVTAGLKTVGIRMPNHPVALALLQQIQKPLAAPSANRSGKPSPTEAIHVKDDLDGYIPYILDGGPTGIGFESTVLDVTHEPPVILRPGGITKEMLEAVIGPVIQPTKIEQTMEETPKAPGMKYTHYAPNAPVYLIDCDEEKVQQAIQQLHAQHHKVALLAPGSFKDLQANYYFSIGEAGSKEEMGAALYHALRACDKTEATVILVTTTSTEGVGAAIMNRLEKAAGGKWFSL; this is translated from the coding sequence ATGGAAACCGTGTGTAAGATTGTGGATAGTAATGTGAATAGTCAAATAACTTATGCACAAGCTGTGGATATCTTGAATGCTGGGGAGGTCGTGGCATTTCCAACAGAAACGGTTTACGGTTTAGGTGCAGTCGCTACAAATGATGATGCAGTCAGAAAGATATTTAAGGCAAAAGGGCGTCCTTCAGATAATCCACTTATTGTCCACATAGGAACGAAAGAGGAAGTTTCTCTTTATATCGAACATATTTCTGAGCTAGCAAAAAAATGTATGGATGCATTTTGGCCAGGACCGCTTACACTTGTTATGCCAGTTAAGCAAAATGTTTTGGCAGAAAGTGTGACAGCTGGATTAAAGACAGTCGGCATTCGTATGCCGAATCATCCAGTCGCACTAGCATTATTACAGCAAATTCAAAAACCACTTGCTGCTCCAAGTGCGAATCGTAGCGGGAAACCTAGCCCGACAGAAGCGATTCATGTAAAAGATGATTTAGATGGGTACATACCGTATATTTTAGATGGAGGTCCTACAGGAATTGGCTTTGAATCGACTGTGTTAGATGTTACACATGAACCACCAGTTATATTACGTCCTGGTGGTATTACAAAAGAAATGTTAGAGGCCGTAATAGGTCCAGTTATTCAACCGACTAAAATAGAGCAGACAATGGAAGAGACACCAAAAGCGCCAGGCATGAAGTATACACATTATGCGCCGAATGCACCCGTATACTTAATCGATTGTGATGAAGAAAAAGTACAGCAAGCTATACAACAACTTCACGCGCAGCATCATAAAGTAGCACTTCTAGCACCAGGGAGCTTTAAAGATCTTCAAGCAAATTATTACTTTTCAATTGGCGAAGCGGGAAGTAAAGAAGAGATGGGCGCAGCACTCTATCATGCGTTGCGAGCTTGTGATAAAACAGAAGCGACTGTTATTTTAGTGACGACGACATCTACTGAAGGTGTAGGCGCGGCTATTATGAACAGACTTGAAAAAGCTGCTGGGGGCAAGTGGTTTTCACTATAA
- a CDS encoding stage II sporulation protein R, whose translation MLNEYKIVRFSKLNILLAFARLVIMAIALQLCILYIPSLIGSAKEATNSEQENDFRIRVIANSNTTDDQLEKEQLVKDLKPYLMQVGSTTNVDNDNFVTLKESIEAELKENYPQLRTQVLLGDNLFPPKRQDAMFYPQNMYHSIVVKIGDARGDNWWCSIFPSICEPEKEEEKAEEKEQVTFFIWEWIKGFFE comes from the coding sequence ATGTTAAACGAATACAAGATTGTTAGATTTTCAAAATTAAATATTTTGCTAGCTTTTGCTAGACTAGTAATTATGGCGATAGCTTTACAACTATGTATTTTATATATTCCATCATTAATAGGTTCTGCAAAGGAAGCTACGAATAGTGAACAAGAAAACGATTTTCGTATAAGAGTGATAGCAAATAGCAATACAACTGATGATCAGCTAGAAAAAGAGCAACTTGTGAAAGATTTAAAACCTTATTTAATGCAAGTAGGATCAACTACAAATGTGGATAATGATAATTTTGTTACATTAAAAGAGAGTATTGAGGCAGAATTAAAAGAAAATTATCCACAATTGCGTACACAAGTGTTACTTGGGGATAACTTATTTCCACCGAAGAGACAAGATGCAATGTTTTATCCACAAAATATGTACCATTCAATCGTCGTAAAAATAGGCGATGCACGTGGTGATAACTGGTGGTGTAGCATTTTCCCGTCTATTTGTGAACCAGAAAAAGAGGAAGAAAAGGCAGAGGAAAAAGAACAAGTAACATTCTTTATTTGGGAATGGATAAAAGGATTTTTCGAATAA
- the prmC gene encoding peptide chain release factor N(5)-glutamine methyltransferase: MMTYKNVMEALDWASSFLVDNGREETAGRIVMQHILGTTYSGVMLHLQDSLTAEQSEQFQKLIEEHVSGRPVQYCIGSEEFYGRTFLVDESVLIPRPETEELVLATNNRIDQLFQKKSLKLADIGTGSGAIAISMKLECPELTVVATDLSTAALATAQKNAQILEADIDFRLGDLTAPLIGETFDIVLSNPPYIAFEEAKDMSSIVLEHEPHSALFAEEDGLILYRKLAQQLPALMNKPALIGLEIGYTQGEQVAKFFKESFPQATVTVEKDINGKPRMVFCEIDV, encoded by the coding sequence ATGATGACCTATAAAAATGTGATGGAGGCCCTTGATTGGGCTTCTTCTTTTTTAGTGGATAATGGACGTGAAGAAACCGCGGGGCGTATTGTAATGCAACATATATTGGGTACAACATATTCGGGTGTTATGCTCCATTTACAAGATTCTTTAACGGCTGAACAAAGTGAACAGTTTCAAAAGCTGATTGAAGAGCATGTTAGTGGGCGACCTGTACAATATTGTATCGGTAGTGAAGAATTTTATGGACGGACATTTCTTGTGGATGAATCGGTGCTTATTCCGAGACCAGAAACAGAGGAATTAGTATTAGCAACAAACAATCGTATAGATCAATTATTTCAAAAGAAATCATTAAAGCTAGCAGATATCGGGACAGGTAGTGGCGCTATTGCCATTTCTATGAAGCTAGAATGTCCAGAGCTAACAGTAGTGGCAACTGATTTATCAACAGCAGCATTAGCTACTGCACAAAAAAATGCACAAATACTTGAGGCAGATATTGATTTTCGTCTAGGCGATTTAACGGCACCTCTTATCGGAGAGACGTTTGATATTGTTTTATCTAATCCTCCGTATATAGCATTTGAAGAAGCGAAGGACATGTCTAGCATCGTACTGGAGCATGAGCCCCATAGCGCCCTTTTTGCAGAAGAGGATGGACTTATTTTATATCGAAAATTAGCGCAACAACTCCCAGCTCTAATGAATAAGCCTGCTTTAATCGGTCTTGAAATTGGTTATACACAAGGAGAGCAGGTAGCGAAATTTTTTAAAGAAAGTTTTCCACAAGCCACTGTTACCGTTGAAAAAGATATTAATGGAAAACCGCGTATGGTTTTTTGTGAAATTGATGTATAA